The genomic stretch ttttaaaaataaataaagggaaggaCTGGGCTCTatccttctcccttcccactcACTGCGACGCAGGTAGAGACCCTGTTTGACTCCAGAGAGCACAATTTTTAAGTCATAaacattttagtatatatttcCAAAAGATACGGATTATTTGTAAAACATAACCATGTCTTTATTgtacctaaaaaaataattaagcacTTAATATAATCAAATATGCAGTCACCACTTAaatctcccattttttttcactttcttctgttTGAATCAGAATCAAACAAGGTGCATATATTGTAATTAATTATAGGCTTTTTAAATGTCGTTAATCTCTAAGCTCCCCATCACCcctgtttttcttccccttataatttacttatttttttaaaattctttttaatgtttgtttttgagacagagcatgagcaggggaggggcagagacagagagggaaacacagaatccaaagcaggctctaggctctgagctgtcagcacacagcccgacgcgggtcttgaacccacgaaccttgagatcatggcctgagccgaagtcagacacttaaatgactgagccacccaggtgcccctataatttacTTATTGAAGAAACCTCATCCCTGGTCCTATAGACCCCCCATAGTCTGTACTATCATTCCACATGGTATGGTTTTTGCCAGCCAATCCCTGTGAGggagtcaaatattttttcttaatttgacttattttaagacacagaatcaggatgATGTCATGGGaagaaaacgaaacaaacaaTTTCCAGAATTCAAAGatctaaattttaattctatCTCCATTACATAAGTGAACTTGGGGAAGTCACCCCACCGGTTGAACCTGTCTCCTCACTCTCAAAAGGTAAACAACAACTCCTGTCCAGCCAGTCTAGAACAGTGGCTGTAAGCAACAAATAAGACGGTCAACTGGGGGGGGCTCTGCGAAAGGTGACAGGCTGGTCAGTGTGAGTTACGTTTCATCCACCAAGTGTTAAAagtctagatttaaaaaatcagcacttaaaaaagaaagactatgTAACCATTAGACGCACATGAATTTCTATCTGTTACGATACATGCAACTCTAGAGAAAAGTATTCAAAACTCATCCATggtataaagagagagagagagagagagagagagagagagagacatttatTGTTGAAAAGAACCATTAAGATCATTAGGTTAGAAAtgggggggaaagaaaagggtTCTTCAACATTTGATTTGAGGGACTCCAGATACAGGTCTCCGATGTCAGCACTACTCCAGGATTTAAAGACCTAAGAACTATCTggcaatgtttctcaaactttcaaAATCTATAATGCGGTGTGAACTATCAGTTTGGGaggaaatgtaaaagaaagatGAGTGAATCACCATTATCTAATAACAAAAAGGGTTTGTTTGCAAATCAACAACATTATACCATATCAATGAGAGGGACTGAGAGGGACGAACTGGTGACAATCTTTTCTGGAGGTATCTACAGGGAAGGGCATCTTATTTGGGCACTCAATTCTAATGAGAAAGGTTAAATGAAAACCTATGCAAGGGCGAAATGCTGGAAATTCTCTTAATTAAAGTATTCCATATCATCCTATAGAGGATCTTattcagaaattatttccttCGAAGTATTTGCCTCTTGGGACATGCGAAGCTTTTCCAGATTTCAAATTGCTTGTTCATTCCGCATaaaatcctttccttctcttgttGGTTATGTGCCTTACACACATGCCAAAGCCAGAAAAGCacactggttttgttttctgttcccaCAACAAGGCAACCATGTGCTAGCACGCAGATTGCATTTCCACACTGTACGGCTGGGATATCATGCGACACCCACTAGGTGGGAGTAATAGAGAAACGTTTGCTCCAAGCATAACAAAGTCATTGATTTTGCAGCTGGCTTTCAAATCTTCTGGACAATCATGCGACTTGTACAAACGGTGCCGCTTTGAGTGGCACTTCTGTGGGTTtggtcttttctctgtcctcaggGACCAAAACCATCAGTGATGAACTGGACCTCATTTTACACTTTGTCTGGAAGTATTTGTTGGTTTTACCCAGGAAGTCATGCTGCTTTGTCTGAAAATGATATAGTTACCTTAACACCTCCATGCCGTTATTTGAAAGATTTCAAGAAGGATAATACATGGCAGACTCAGGGAGAATGGCTCAATAATCAAATCTAATTCAagttttttatattcattagGTGTACGAACTgcctttttctgtttcaattgtttattcaaaaaaaaaaatcgattCACAGAATCACCCTCTCCTAACCCAAGGAAGCTCATATTCTGTATCTGCCCTAGAATCTTGTTCACTATCTATAATTATGAAATTATTCTGAATTAGAGTGGTTActattttcatctcttcttttatgttttaatgaaCCACTTTCAAATCACTGATCCTTTTGTCTGTGAACTGGGGATATATtgtcaaaaactgaaaataaaaattgcaaattaCAAATGTAcatgttaaacaaaataaaaggagcaCAGCCAAGGAAGGCACACTGTCATGCTACTCACAGAGCGTGAGCCTAGACAAACGTACCAAATGCACATTCTTTGCGGCACACATGCAACCCTCAAGAACCCGATGGTTATTAAGAAATTATGGAGTGGTGTTGTGAATAGTTAAGAGCATGGGCTCCGGAGCCAGATGGCCTGATTGCAAAACCAGCCTCTGTCCCTTACTAGCTGTTGACCTTAGGCAATCAAACTAAACTCCCTTTGTCTTGGCTTCTCCCCAGAAAATCAAGACCGTCACTCGTAGCCAACTCACGCAGTTGTGTGAGGACTGAATTAATTAACAAATGTATTAGAATGATGCCGGACACAGAAAGGGCTATGAAATGTTAGCTTTATGTTATAATGGAATGTCTGTGAAAACTGTGACTTCTTTTACGCATCAGATTTGTGAAATGTAGGTCAGCCACTACATCTGTGGtttgaaactcacaaaccaccagcgGTCCCTGGACCACACTTGTCTACGGTATCTCTGCCGTGACACATTTGGATATGTACTCACCTGGGACACAGGTTGCTAAAACCAGTGATGATGCCTGTTTGGACAACGGATTACTGATGATACACTCTATTTCCTGTGAGAGATCACTTTCCCTCTTAATAGAAACTTCAGATGAATTGGTGCTATTTTGACACTGTTCCGAGAAGCAATTCCAGGAGTACTTTATAAGGTTTACATGGCTGCTGTAGGTTTCCGGGATCCTGCAGCGGACTGTAATGTTTTCGGCAGTGAATGTGCAATTTAGTGTTGGAAATGGAAGAggctctgggaaaaaaaaaaaagaaatgtaatatttaGTCCAGAAAAGAGTAATACTTAGACTCATCTTCTCCAAATAGATGAAGAGCTCCCAACTTCCTTATGAGTTTGAAAAGGCAAGCCGACCACCTTCCTTGAGCTCCAAGGGGAGagaattctctcttctcctgggtCAGACCTACCTGCTCACATTCAGACTACATACAGGCACCACATCCCTTATCCTCAATTCAGAAAGCCAAAAGATATTACCCAAGATAGTAGCAACGTCGCATAGCTGCAAATCCTGATCTGAATTGACATgaggatttgtttttattcttctcacTTCAAATATTCATTATCATGTTGTATCAAAAATATTCATGTGCTTGAATATGGGGCGGTCCCCCAAACTAAGTGGGTGCTTTGTAACATACATAGAGGAAAGAGTTAATACCACCTTTCTAAAacctaaaaatgtttaattgtaaAAGACGTCTGACTTAACAGTGTCTGCAAAACATCTGGTGCAGCTATACTGTGGGGAGGCCCTGATAATAAGTAGAGTAGGTGACGGCACCTGTCACGGACCTGCCAGTCTAGAGGCCTTACTCCCAGCCTTCCTGTAGCAAGTGCTCCCTGCTGGCTATAGAGGgaaggtgcctgcgtggctcagtcagttaagcatctgacttcggctcaaatcatgatcttgccgctcgtgggttcaagccctgcgtcgggctctgtgctgacagctggggagtctggagcctgcttcggattctgtctccatctctctcagccccttccccatttgtgctctctctctctgtcgctgtctctctctctcaaatataaacaaatattaaaaaaaaatttttttaaaaggatgggTTAAGAACTGCAATGCTACTTTATCctattagatattctttcctttgttaaTTCATATACCTTCCTGCATCTCTACTTTGCCCCAACAATTAACccaaagaaatttgagaaaacaCGTACAAATATATAGACTACCCAGAAAATGGTCATGGTAGCATTTGGATAATAAAATTTCAATGCATTATGAATATCtactaaaaagcaaattaaagcaAATTAATGTTCATATATGctgccatttaaaaatgatattttctaaGGCAAAGGAATGCCTATGTTCTAATTAGTAACCTAATATACTCTAAAAACTGGAAGTGTTcaattcctctcctcctccccccccccaccaatttTGTCAACACTCCTTTCTCACTCAGTTAAGTGAGACCTGAGTCACACATGACTTCCCTTTCTGCTTGGGGCTTCTTCAGTTGTTAGGTTTAATCCAGCTCACATAACTTGTTAGATGTGGCCTCAAAGTAGGCAATGGAAGCCTTTCCCCAAATTAAATTGTAAGCAACAGACCAATATCCTTCAGGAAGATAAGCAGTTGTTCTCTTGACTCAAAATTGGGAAGCCCAGAGCTTCTCCCAGGCCTCCTCAGGTCCGTCCTGCCTCCCACACTCGGAGATTGGCTCCTGAAGCACCTCCAAGCAGCCCTGTGTATCTCCATGCAGCTGAGAAACACACCTGATGGTTCCAGATTCTGCGTGTTCCTGTGCCTGCCTCTGCAACTGGGCTGGGCATTTCCCAGCGGCATGAAACCGAGTTTTCTAGTTCCTTAGAAATGTTCCATGGAAGAGCTTCTCAAATATTAACGTGCATGAGGATCACCGGGGTatgtgttaaaaatgcagattgcTGGGCCCCGTCACCCCAGGTGACCCGGATGCGGGTGCTCCGTGTGTTCTGTTACAGATTCTTGCTCACTGATCCAGTACGGTCAACGTCTAGTATGTCATCAAACACTTTCTAGACTGAAAAGACGTGCCTCATGAGCCCCCAGACTGTGCATCTTTGGAGGGTAAAGGCTAGATATCACTCACCTCTCAACCACAGCATCTGACATAACACATGGAGCACAGGTGGCTCCTCTAGAAGAACAGATATTGGACACATGGagggatagatggtggatggatggatggatggatggatggatacgtTCAGGGAGGCAGTTTCAAATTATCCTCTCCACTCTATAAAATGTAAATCCTTCAATCAGCTCCCCTCCGAAAAAGGAACAGTGTGGTGCCTAAAAGCATGGACTTAAGAGCCTGACTGCCTGGGTTCACACCATTTGCCTTTGGGAAGTTACCTTATCACAACTCCCCCCTGGCCCCGTTCCCTACCTAGGTTTCCTCTCCTGtgcaataaagaaacaaacagtatGTCCCCTTTAGGATTCTgataaggatgaaatgagatgatacaGATAATTCCTGCCATATGGATCACCATGCAGTGCCGGCACAGAGATGCCAGCTGTAACAGAGCACAGGACAAGAAGGAGAGGCTCCCCAGGAGGGTGTGTAACACCACCAGGAGTTGGGAGGTGTGAGCTTTGGCCCTGGAGAGTGGTGTGACCGCGGCCCTTGCGATAGCTGGAACACGTTTAAGGCATCATATAGCCCAGGCCTCTTGttctacagatgggaaaacccGTTGCTAAATCCGTCtgattttcatctgtaaaatagaatacTTTAAAGACTGTGAAGTCTAGTGGAATATAAAAGTAATCTGAAAGGACATTTGAAAGGAAGactttgtattattttccatGTTGTTAGAGCTCACTTAACTGAATAGAAGCTCTTTCTGGCGGTCTCATTACACTTCTGTGGCCAGAAAGCAAACCTCAAAGAGCCCGTCCCGCTCACCAAAAAGCATGCAAACCTTCCTGCAGCATCAGGCTCAGAGCTCCTACAACTCAGATCTCTCTGTCTGTAAGCTTCACAGTCCTACACTGCCCACGAGAATTCCCACAGCTATTGCTAACAAATGTTAGTTCCACCTGTACCTGAAGCAGTATTAAACTGGCAGGAAAGGCACTTATTTCATCCCTAAGATAACTCAGCCAATTTATAGTGAATGGATTCAGCTCACTGCTCTGTAAGGCTGAGAACTGCTTATACACATCTGATCACATTTGTACATTTCTATTAACTCTAATAAAAAGTCATATCGCTTTAGATTACTTAAGGATAGAGCAGTTAATTCTACTTACGTGGACATCACCATCTTTACTGCAACCAAAAAAAGCAAGACGTAATAAGCATTGGTGGTGGAAATTTGAAGGGGATtttgagggaagaaggaaaccaaATATCAACTTACACACAGAAGGAAGTAGATGCCTGAATTTAGGGGGTGCCAGGAAATCCCCCTGCCTAAAATATCCTTTCTGAAAATCTCCCATTAGGCCCCGTGTCTCCGGAAGATCACCAAGTCACTTAAACATTAACAAACCCTGAAGGAAGTATGCTTTCctcattcccctccccaccccccgaaaAAGTATGACCAATCGTTTTCTCATTCAGGTGTGAAGCGTGAAATCTCGAGTCATCTTATGTCTTTTTATAACCAAAATCTAATTTTGTTGGctctttcttagaaatattttccctttcttccctttccaaatATCTACTAGCAACACTTCTGTCTCCCTGGATGATCACAGTAGCTTCCAAACTGGTGTCTCCTCTAATTTACCATAAACACTTACCATCTTATTAATGATCCAAAAACAGATTTTATCAAGTCACTTATCTGTTCCAGTATGGGCTACAGGGGCTCCCCACTGCCACAGGCTAAAATCCAGACTCTTAAGCCAGGAATTGGGGTCCCACATTTAATGCTGCCAGTATCACTGCCTCCTGATGAAAaaccaccccacccctgcccccgtaCTGTGGTCCTCTGCAGGGTTTTGCAAATTCAGCTTCCTAAGGGCTATCCACCAGTTGATCTAACTACTGAAATCAAGCACCTTTGTTCAATTactgtggaattttaaaaaataaattatttttaagcatttcatcaagcttaaaaagagaaattaattcaaGTGTTTGAACTGTTTTACAAACTCTATGAAAGAGCTCCTAACATGCATTCCATTGttaaatagagaacccagaaatggacctacaaatacatggccaattaatcttcgacaaagcaggagagagtatccaatggaaaaaaagatgatctcttcagcaaatggtgctgggagaactggacagcgacatgcagaagaatgaaatcagaccactttcttacaccgttcacaaaaataaactcaaaatggatgaaagatctaaatgtaagataggaagccatcaaaatcctggaggagaaaacaggcagcaacctcttgacctcggctgcagcaacttcttatttgacctgtctccaaaagcaagggaaacaaaagcaaaaatgaactattgggacctcatcaagataaaaagcttccacacagagaaggaaacaatccataaaaggcaaccagcagaatgggagaagatacttacttgcaaatgacaaatcgggtaaaggattagtatccaaaatctataaagaacttaccaaactcaacaccgaaaaaaaaacaaataatccagtgaagaaatgggcagaagacatgaatagacacttctccagagaagacatccagatggccaacagacacatgaaaagatgctcagtatcacgcatcatcagagaaatacaaatcaaaaccacaatgagatcctaCCTCAGaactgtcaaaatggctaaaattaatgacACAAGAAAcgacaggtgttggcgaggatgcagagaaaagggaaccctcttgtattgttggtgggaatgcaaactggtgcagtcactctggaaaacagtatggaggttcctcaaaaaattaaaaatagaaatgccctatgatccaacaattgcactactaggtatttatccaaaggatacaaaaacactgatttgaagggacacatgcaccccaatgtttatagcagcactatcaacaatagccaaattacggaaagagcccaaatgtccatcgactgatgaatggataaaggtgtgatatatatatatgtgtgtgtacacacacacacacgtacaaacacacacacacacacacacacacacacacacacacacacacacaggaatactactcagcaatgaaaaagaatgaaatcttgccatttgcaacaacgtggatggaactagagtgtattaggccaagcgaaataagtcagagaatgacagttatcacatgatttcactcatatgtggaatttgagaaactcaacagatgaccataggggaagggaaggaaaaataaaacagagagggagacaaaccattagagactcttaagtacagagaacaaactgagggttgctggcagggtgttggctggggggatgggccaaatgggggatgggcattcaggagggcacttgttgggatgagcactgggtgtcatatggaaatgatgaatcaccgggttctactcctgaaaccaatactacactgtatgttaactaatttgaatttaaattaaaaaaaaaaaaaaggattccattGTCATCTAGATTCAAAATCAATCTTTTTAGTTGCTAGTTCTATAAACTGCCAGATCCCAAAcctgcatgttttaaaaattctgcttcaTCAAAGGGATCCATGGTTCTAACAGAATGCCTGCATACCCTAACAAGCCTCACTTTTCTAAATGGAATTGATCTTCTTCTGGACAAACCAGCCACCCAGTCTGAGAGCCCCCATTTCTGTCAACTGCACCTCCCACGTCCCAGACACCTAGTTTGATTGCTTTCATTGCtagaacaaatatttgtggaatgccTACTAGCCACTGAAGTCCCTTACTGAGCTCTGGGGCTATAACGATGAACAAGAGAGAAAGTCTCTCTTCCTCCTAATGTCTCCAGCAGAGCAGGTAGGTGAATTGGTGAATAGCAGTAGTTTATCCAGCTTGtcaccgcccctcccctgttccacTGAGACTGCCTCAAACAGGACTTGGAGAGCCCAGACTTGAACTTCTACATTGGactttctgcctcttctccatccCCTGGGAACCATCTTACACACTTTGCCACCGGTTGGATCTTCCTAAAACACCTTTGGCATGGAGGCAGCAGGACTAGAACAACACCCTCTTCTGGGAGAAAACAAGTGAACCTGGGATCCCACAGAGGGGAGAGATGACTACAGACTCAGCTGTGAATGCTGGGATGGGGGCAGTGGGTAGCACAGAAAAGTCAGCCAAAAGGCAAGGACAACAGTAGGATGCCCGAGAACACAAAGAGAAGGCCATGGATGCCAGATCCCATACAGCCTTGCAGGCCACTACAGGTCAGAGTGAGAGGGGGCCACTAGAAGGCTCTCGGCAGATGAATGGCATCCCCCGGCCTCTGTTttaagatcactctggctgcctgtatttaaaaacaaagtgtggtcataatatatgtaagtcaaacagctatgctgtataccttaacttatatggtgacagatgtcaATGAGGTCTCAATGAAACTGGGGGGAAACTGGGCAAGGGTGGAAGCTGGGCGACCAATCAGGTGACCACGGCAATCTTCCAGATGCGGAAGCAGCAGCCTTGGACCAGCACCAGAGGAAGTGCTGAGAGGTGGTCAGATTCTGTGAAACCAAAAAATTTCCTGCTGGAATAAACATGGTGTTCAAGAGGAAGAGGAATAGAAAGAGAAGCACAGTGCCAAAGATGACCCCAAGGCTTTCGCCTGAGCAAATGAAAGGGTGGAGATCCCGCCAACCAAGCTGGGGGAGATTTGGGGAGGAACAGGATTCAGAGGAAAGTTGAGGAGCTCACTCCTGGACTTGTGGTATTTCAGAGGCCAATCAGGTGTCCCAGTGGAAATACACAGTAAGCAGCTGGAAACACACATAAGGAGCTCAGTGGGGGGCTGGACTAGAGCTCTCAATCTGTGCATTATCGGCAACAAAGTGATATTTAAAGCCGGACCCCTGGATGAGCTCACCCACCTGGGTTGTGAATGCGCAGAGAAGAGTGGCTTATGCCTTAAAGTCTCCAGGGCTAAGAGGTTGGCAAGATGAGGGAACCAGCCAAGGAAGCTGAGAAGGAACTGTTAGTGAGTTAAAACCAGAAGAGGGTGGTGTCCTGGATGCCAAGAGAAGGCAGGGTCTCAAAGAGGAGGGAGTGATCGGCTCTGTGGGATGCTGCTGGGCGGCAAGAAAGACATGGGTAGAGCATGAATGGATCTCTGGACTCGTTAATGAGGACGTCAAGAGCTTTGGTGCAGTGAGGGAGTGAAAGCCTGTTTGGAGTGGGTTAAAGTGAACAGGAGGAAAGGGGTTATAAAGCAAATACAGACAACTCTTCAAGGGGACTTTCTATAAACTCAAGACAGCAAGTGGGTGGCagctggaggggtggagggggcacGAGAGGGCTCCCAGTGATGGCATGAATATCTGATGGCATACTGCCCGCTGGTGGGGATGGGCTGGCAGCTCTCGGAGGAGACTGTCGCAGGAGCAGAGCAGATGTCCCTGAGCGCAGTGACAGGAGGCGGGCCTCGGGGCACAGTGGAGGGCTTGGTCCTGTGACCAGGGAGAGACAGCAGGCTCAAGGGCAGGTAGGCAGAAGGGCTGAGGGTGACGTCCTGGGGAAATTCTCCTCTGAGGGCTTCTCTTCCACAGTGAAACAAGAAGTAAAGCCTTCAGCTGAGGACTGGGTCTGGAGAAGGGGGGTGTTAGAGGCTTGAGGAGAGGGGACGTTGGACTTGACTGAGGCGAGTGACCAGAAATGTACAGTGTGGGGCTCTGCGGGGCGATGCGTTTCTCTGCGGCCACGGTGTGTGAGATGGATGAGATGAGACTGGTTTGAGACTGGCTGGACAGGCCATATGAGTCCGACCCGCTTAAAAAGGAGCAAGGAAGCTAGGCAGGCCTTCCAGTGAGCGAGCATGCCTGGGCGGCCTCAGGAGGACGGGGGCCACACGAAGTGAAGGAAAGGCAGAGTTGAGCGGAGAAAGGAGCTTCACATGGCAGTGGGACACCTGGCGTGTCACAGCGGAGGGCTTAGAATGAGTGGTGGTGACAACGTCTAGGCTCTATCCATGGGCGGGGTGGTAGGAGGGAGGACAAGATCATCACGGGAGAGATGAGGGACTCAGAAGCCAGGATACTagaattacatatttaatattataaccACTAAGAATTAATGACAGCAGGAACATCAGAAACAGCAAAAGGCAGCCAGGCATTCGAATGACCCAAAAACGTTGGGATGTACCCATGGGCCTTACAGTTGATGACAACAAGGAAGGAGAAGAACCCAGAAGCATCGGCAAGCAGCACGGAGGAACCTATACCCTCTCTCCAGTTCCAGTGTAAAGTGAtataggagaggaaaaaaaaaaaaaaaatccacctcctggggtggggtgcaggtggAAACAGAGCGTCATCTATCAAAGGGGCTCAAAGAGTTCTGAGCTCATGACTGCCACTCCATCCCTTTCCAGAATATTCCTAGTAAGACAAGTGATGCTGAGGCCAGCAGCCCCACCCAGCTGGGGCTGCTCTCTCCACCTCGGTCACATCCCCTCCTCGCTCAGAGGATGACAAGGGGACTGAAACTGGCCCCTGTGTGCCAGATGGAGAGGAAAACCCTGACAGCCCAAGAGACCTAATCCTTTTATTCCTCATAAACCATTCATTTGTGTTAGTCTCTTAAAATAGTTGGCAATTTGCCGTGTAAAACAAACCAACTTATCGAATGCTTACCAATCACGTAAAGGGTGAACTTGGTATCGGTAACGCTTGAAAGTTCGACTTCATAGTCCTCTTCATCCGATGATGTTAGATTGAAGATGGTAAGGTTTCCTGATGTGATGTCCAGATGAACCCTATCTACAAACGGTGGGTAAGCTCTGGGCTTTAAGAGTTCTTCATCCCATTCTAcgactttatcttttttttttttccacattatcTCTTTAATGGGTATAGAGCCCGATGTGTACAAAGTTACGCTCATGTTTACAGTTCCGTATATCGGCTGGGGCTCACAGCTGATGAAGTctaggagggaaaaagaaagtggTTAGGAAAAACAACACAACTTTATTGAAAGTAGAAAGCCATCTTCCAAGATgctctctggggggaaaaaaaagttaaatttagcAGTAAAAATTATTCATCAGCTACTTGCTGTGCTAACTTGATAACCACTGACAGAAAATAGAGCGAGTAGAACATGCTTGACCATGCGAAGCTTACTCTTTTAAGGGGAGGACTGGGGCTTGCATAAATGCAAGAACTGTATTCAGTTCTGGTGGGGCACCAAACCCATGCCAGGTACTGTGGGCAAGGCTGTGAACGTGACAGCTGACCACACAGGTGTCACTCTAGGCCCTCAAGAAGTCCCACAGTGTGGAGAAGACAAAGCAGGCATGGGAGCCACCTCGTCAAGGGCCTTCCCCAGGAAGTGACAGTAAT from Panthera leo isolate Ple1 chromosome C1, P.leo_Ple1_pat1.1, whole genome shotgun sequence encodes the following:
- the CD58 gene encoding lymphocyte function-associated antigen 3; its protein translation is MHAGRDGLLAAGILGVACLVLHLDFISCEPQPIYGTVNMSVTLYTSGSIPIKEIMWKKKKDKVVEWDEELLKPRAYPPFVDRVHLDITSGNLTIFNLTSSDEEDYEVELSSVTDTKFTLYVIEPLPFPTLNCTFTAENITVRCRIPETYSSHVNLIKYSWNCFSEQCQNSTNSSEVSIKRESDLSQEIECIISNPLSKQASSLVLATCVPDNSRHSFVIIAAVLFVVILAMFVLLYRRDFLKRGGERDRTEKEAINDRNSDPSSRLHTTP